A stretch of Channa argus isolate prfri chromosome 16, Channa argus male v1.0, whole genome shotgun sequence DNA encodes these proteins:
- the LOC137100961 gene encoding protein unc-79 homolog isoform X8 — translation MSTKAEQFASKIRYLQEYHNRVQHNIYPVPSGTDIANTLKYFSQTLLSILSRTGRKENQEASNLAVPMTMCLFPVPFPLTPSLRPQVSSINPTVTRSLLYSVLRDAPSDRGGQGQQSRDAQLSEYPSLDYQGLYVTLVTLLDLVPLLQHGQHDLGQSIFYTTACLLPFLSDDILSTLPYTMISTLATFPPFLHKDIIEYLSTSFLPMAILGSTRREAGVPAYVNLSASSMLMIAMQYTSNPVYHCQLLECLMKHKQEVWKDLLYVISYGPSQVKPPAVQMLFHYWPNLKPPGAISEYRGLQYTAWNPIHCQHIECHNAINKPAVKMCIDPTLSVALGDKPPPLYICEECSQRIAGDHAEWLVDVLLPQAEISAICQKKNCSSHVRRAVVTCFSAGCCGRHGNRPVRYCKRCHVNHHSSEVGAAAETHLYQTSPPPINTRECGAEELVCTVEAVISLLKEAEIHAEQREFELNRRRQMGLSASHHSLDNIEFDNKEDDQHDQRLLSQFGIWFLVSLCTPNENTPTESLARLVSMVFQWFHSTAYMMDDEVGSLVEKLKPQFVTKWLKTVCEVRFDVMVMCLLPKPAEFARVGGYWDKSCSTVTQLKEGLNRILCLIPYNVISQPLWECFMPEWLEAIRTEVPDHQLKEFREVLSKMFDIELCPLPFSMEEMFGFISCRFSGYPASVQEQALLWLHVLSELDIVVPLQLLIGMFSDGVNSLKELANQRKARVSDLTGNTGTRRSCVLRLQVSVVSDPGRRGQHNTLSPFPSPFRSPFRSPLRCSPFKNLGHATGHCALDLDCDDDDMNLGCFILMFDLILKQMELQDDGVMLGLDSSLGKDIVGIINNVFQAPWGGSHTCQKDEKALECSLCQSSILCYQLGCELLERLTPREEIRLVEPTDNLEETLLMPQPGFCFGVENESEEGDNPSGTNTDNPSNHSPDNAPMKNNSDKKFSYQQLPVSLKLIYTILQEMSKFEEPDILFNMLNCLKILCLQGECLYIARKDHPQFLAYIQEKMLIPCLWSMLKSEFCQLAHLAVPQLLHALSLSHGADIFWNLINTNFNNKDWKIRFEAVEKVAVLCRFLDIGAVTKNHLLKYSLAHAFCCFLASVEDVNPAVATRARLLLDTIKRPALQGLCLCMDFQFDTVVRDRPVILSKLLLLHFLKKDVPALSWEFFVNRFETLSLEAQLHLDCNKEFPFPTTITAVRTNVANLSDAAMWKIRRARFARNRQKSVRSLRDSVKGQTVSKRAFSLPESLSNRLPLRLTRQEHSAPTLGDMIEKVLPGQTPSPEDDSIIRDLLPEDAGIDHQTVHQLIMVLMKFMSKDQSSAEADIGSAKAFNTVKRHLYVLLGYDQQEGCFMIAPQKMRTSTCFNAFIAGIAQVMDYNISLGKQLLPLVVQVLKYCTCPQLRHYFQQPPRCSLWALKPHIRQMWLKALLVILYKYPYRDMDGSKVVLHLIHITINTLNAQYHSCRPHATAGPLYSDNSNVSRYSEKEKEEDSVFDESDVHDTPTGAANKESQTFFARLKRIGGSKSVKYQPVELNAKKSEIELSEYRESSVLQDSILHCVREESTRKKRLQAMHKQKSLDISNTDSILFNLDEHRRKSCIDRCDLQAAPVILPPSSATSHSRHHGKGSSDGSSVRVEGGDPVDRRGSRGGQSDISKPVIPEVRLSCMETFEDKMDQSSLAGSIQEKDDQDLIDLSSDCTSIPEKHSLLSMSDSDSLVFEPLPPLRIVESDEEYDPNTIISSRLNGSPKVASPASSNTLRLSPVVQVSVEDCASDKTIPDLLVGEEKKPNIVTPSTSLDLPDRQENVCHESPMTLKQKRDLLRKTPRVPDTSLDDMSMTPEEVKTGTGPGTSPSGRTIFLNIPEDKAEALSLPEKSKSNSNDEEEDGDDEEDDDMGDDADSDPKPENTDDNDEAEFKIQIVPRQRKQRKIAVSAIQREYLDISFNTFDKLGGDQTAETDHKVLSLEKPRESASAPTLEAAMPETSHRSSVSTQYRQVKRGSLGTLTMSQLMKRQLEHQSSAPHNISTWETGPTKTSLLSAPSTVSMFVPAPEEFIDEQPTTMSDRCRDCAAVLEEYDEETLSLAVVVLSMFIHLSPDLAAPMLLDIMQSVGRLASSANFSGQAERYETSKQSQPMLIPGNVAGVAKQFLRCMFHQLAPNGILPQLFQSNIKDGSFLRTLASSLIDFNELSSVAALNMLLEGLNNKKNLPAGGTMLHCLDNIATFMEALPMDSPSNLWPTICNQFQTFLTKLPSVLPLKCPMDSSLRIIICLLKIPTTNATRSLLEPFSKLLSFVIQYGIFSLSYLVELCGLCYKAFNKERDKFYMSRIVVLELLQALKFKSSLPDTNLLLLVQFVCADIGTRLAESTIIQKHMISTLPGCTTAAMECMRQYISELLDFIADMHTLTKLKSHMKACCQPLHEDTFGGNLKVGLAQVAAMEISKGNHRDNKAVVRYLPWLYHPPSTMQQGPKEFIECVSHIRQLSWLLLGSLTHCSLHQGSTSCMPIPLDAGSHIADHLIVILIGFPEQSKTSVLHMCSLFHAFMFAQLWTIYCEQAAAAPSLQNQNQTEFSSIAILTGLEFWSRVTPSILQLMAHNKVMVEMVCLHVISLMEALQECNSTIFVKLIPMWLPMIQSNLKHLSAGLQLRLQAIQNRVNHQNLQGQTSGAPPFALRKWLQCTQFKMAQVEIQSSEAASQFYPM, via the exons ATGTCTACGAAGGCAGAGCAGT TTGCCTCTAAGATACGATACTTGCAAGAGTATCACAACCGAGTGCAACACAATATTTACCCTGTGCCCTCCGGAACAGACAttgcaaacacactgaaatactTTTCCCAAACCCTGCTCAG CATTCTGTCCCGCACAGGCAGGAAGGAGAACCAGGAAGCTTCCAATTTGGCCGTGCCCATGACCATGTGTCTTTTTCCTGTGCCATTCCCACTCACCCCATCTCTAAGACCACAAGTCAGTTCCATCAACCCTACAGTTACTCGCTCCCTCCTTTACAGCGTTCTGCGCGATGCCCCATCAGACCGCGGGGGGCAGGGGCAGCAGAGTCGGGACGCTCAGCTCTCAGAGTACCCCTCTCTGGACTATCAGGGCCTCTATGTGACCCTCGTGACCCTGCTTGACCTGGTGCCCCTGCTGCAGCACGGTCAGCATG ATCTGGGACAGTCCATATTTTACACAACAGCTTGCCTCCTGCCATTTCTCAGTGATGACATTCTCAGCACTTTGCCCTACACTATGATCTCCACCTTAGCCACATTTCCCCCTTTCCTCCACAAAGACATCATTGAGTACCTGAGCACCTCTTTCCTCCCTATGGCTATAT TGGGCTCCACTCGGAGGGAGGCTGGAGTTCCGGCCTATGTCAATTTATCTGCTTCCTCTATGCTCATGATTGCAATGCAATACACCTCAAATCCAG TATATCACTGTCAATTGTTGGAGTGTCTAATGAAGCACAAGCAGGAAGTGTGGAAG GACCTTCTTTATGTCATATCTTATGGCCCGTCACAAGTAAAGCCTCCAGCTGTGCAGATGCTGTTTCATTACTGGCCCAACCTGAAGCCACCAGGAGCCATCAGTGAATATAGAGGCCTGCAGTACACAG CCTGGAACCCTATCCACTGTCAACATATTGAGTGCCACAACGCCATCAATAAACCTGCTGTAAAG ATGTGCATAGACCCAACTCTTTCTGTTGCACTGGGAGACAAGCCCCCCCCTCTTTACATATGTGAGGAGTGCAGCCAGAGGATAGCTGG AGACCACGCTGAATGGCTAGTTGATGTACTCCTGCCCCAAG CAGAAATATCTGCCATTTGTCAAAAGAAG AACTGTAGCTCTCATGTTAGGAGGGCTGTGGTCACCTGCTTCTCAGCTGGCTGCTGTGGGCGCCATGGCAACCGGCCTGTCCGCTACTGCAAGCGTTGCCATGTCAACCACCACAGCAGCGAGGTGGGGGCTGCGGCGGAGACCCATCTTTACCAGACCTCGCCCCCACCCATCAACACGCGGGAGTGTGGAGCCGAGGAGCTTGTGTGCACAGTGGAAGCTGTTATTAG CCTTCTCAAAGAGGCAGAAATTCATGCAGAACAACGTGAGTTTGAGCTGAACAGGCGTCGTCAGATGGGCCTGTCCGCCTCCCACCATTCTCTGGACAACATTGAGTTCGATAACAAGGAGGATGACCAGCATGACCAGCGCCTCCTCAGTCAGTTTGGGATCTGGTTCCTG GTGAGCCTGTGTACTCCTAATGAGAACACACCCACAGAGAGTCTGGCTCGTCTTGTGAGCATGGTCTTTCAGTGGTTTCACTCCACCGCCTACATGATGGATGATGAGGTTGGAAGCCTGGTAGAGAAGCTCAAGCCTCAGTTCGTCACCAAGTGGCTGAAGACAGTGTGTGAAGTGCGCTTTGATGTGATGGTTATGTGTCTGCTGCCTAAACCCGCTGAATTTGCCAGG GTGGGAGGTTACTGGGACAAATCATGTAGCACGGTGACTCAGCTGAAGGAGGGCCTGAACCGCATCCTGTGTCTGATACCTTATAATGTTATCAGTCAGCCACTGTGGGAGTGCTTTATGCCTGAATGGCTGGAGGCCATCCGTACTGAAGTGCCCGACCACCAGCTCAAAGAGTTTCGCGAAGTACTCAG CAAGATGTTTGATATTGAGCTGTGCCCCCTGCCTTTCTCCATGGAGGAAATGTTTGGCTTCATAAGCTGCAGATTCTCTGGCTACCCAGCATCTGTACAAGAGCAGGCTTTGCTGTGGCTACAT GTGTTGTCAGAACTGGACATTGTGGTTCCTCTTCAGCTGCTCATTGGGATGTTCTCAGATGGAGTGAACTCACTGAAGGAGCTGGCCAATCAGAGAAAGGCACGTGTCTCAGATCTGACTGGCAACACTGGAACTCGAAGG TCATGTGTGCTTCGCCTGCAGGTGAGTGTGGTATCTGACCCAGGACGCCGTGGGCAACACAACACCCTCAGCCCTTTCCCCAGCCCCTTCAGGAGCCCATTCCGCAGCCCCCTACGCTGCAGCCCCTTTAAAAACCTGGGTCACGCTACTGGCCACTGCGCCCTGGATCTtgattgtgatgatgatgacatgaATCTTGGCTGCTTCATCCTCATGTTTGACCTCATCCTTAAGCAG ATGGAGCTCCAGGATGATGGTGTGATGCTGGGTCTAGACAGCAGCCTGGGGAAGGATATCGTAGGCATTATCAACAACGTCTTCCAGGCCCCATGGGGGGGCTCACATACCTGTCAGAAGGATGAGAAGGCCCTAGAGTGCAGTCTGTGCCAATCCAGCATCTTGTGCTACCAGCTGGGCTGTGAGCTCCTGGAGAGGCTGACCCCCCGGGAAGAGATACGTCTGGTG GAGCCCACAGATAATTTGGAGGAAACCTTGCTCATGCCTCAACCAGGTTTCTGCTTCGGGGTGGAGAATGAAAGTGAGGAAGGAGACAACCCAAGTGGCACAAACACTGACAACCCAAGTAACCACTCTCCCGATAACGCAC CGATGAAGAACAACTCTGATAAGAAGTTCTCCTACCAGCAGCTGCCTGTCTCCTTGAAGCTTATATACACCATTCTGCAG GAAATGTCAAAGTTCGAGGAGCCTGACATCCTGTTCAACATGCTCAACTGTCTGAAGATCCTGTGTCTGCAAGGAGAGTGTTTGTACATTGCACGTAAGGATCATCCCCAGTTCCTGGCCTATATCCAGGAGAAGATGCTCATCCCGTG tctgTGGTCCATGTTGAAGTCTGAGTTTTGCCAGTTAGCCCATCTGGCTGTCCCTCAGCTCCTTCATGCTCTCTCTTTATCCCATGGGGCCGACATTTTCTGGAACCTCATCAACACAAACTTCAACAACAAAGACTGGAAAATACGATTTGAAGCAG TTGAGAAGGTAGCAGTGTTGTGTCGGTTCCTGGATATTGGTGCAGTGACAAAAAACCACCTGCTGAAATATTCCCTGGCCCATGCTTTCTGCTGCTTCCTGGCGTCTGTGGAAGATGTCAACCCGGCTGTGGCCACCCGGGCCAGACTCCTGCTGGACACCATCAAGAGGCCGGCTCTGCAG GGGTTATGCCTGTGCATGGATTTCCAGTTTGACACTGTGGTGAGGGATCGACCAGTCATTCTCAGCAAACTCCTGCTGTTGCACTTCCTAAAGAAAGACGTTCCTGCACTCAGCTGGGAGTTTTTTGTAAACCGTTTTGAAACATTATCTCTGGAGGCTCAGTTACACCTGGACTGCAACAAGGAATTCCCTTTCCCAACTA CCATCACAGCTGTAAGAACCAATGTAGCCAACCTCAGCGATGCAGCGATGTGGAAGATACGACGAGCTCGTTTTGCCAGGAATCGGCAGAAGAGCGTACGTTCCCTGCGTGACAGTGTAAAGGGACAGACAGTGTCTAAACGGGCTTTTTCACTCCCTGAGTCACTGAGCAACCGTCTTC CTCTAAGGCTTACGAGGCAAGAGCACTCTGCCCCGACACTGGGAGATATGATAGAGAAAGTCCTGCCAG GCCAGACCCCCTCTCCAGAGGACGACAGCATCATCAGAGACCTGCTTCCTGAGGACGCCGGCATAGATCACCAGACGGTACACCAGCTGATCATGGTGCTCATGAAATTTATGTCCAAAGACCAAAGCAGCGCCGAAGCCGACATCGGCAGTGCCAAAGCTTTCAACACTGTTAAGCGTCACCTGTATGTGCTGCTGGGCTACGACCAACAGGAGGGCTGCTTCATGATTGCACCTCAGAAGATGCGCACCTCCACCTGCTTCAACGCCTTCATCGCTGGCATTGCACAA GTGATGGACTACAACATTAGTTTGGGGAAGCAGCTGCTCCCTCTGGTGGTCCAGGTGTTGAAGTACTGCACATGTCCTCAGCTGAGACACTATTTCCAACAACCACCTCGGTGCTCTCTTTGGGCCCTGAAGCCACACATCAGACAGATGTGGCTTAAAGCCCTGCTAGTTATTCTCTATAAG TACCCATATAGAGACATGGATGGCAGTAAAGTGGTCCTCCATCTGATCCACATTACCATCAACACCCTGAATGCCCAGTATCACAGCTGCCGTCCCCATGCCACAGCCGGACCCCTCTACAGTGATAACTCCAACGTGAGCCGCTACAGTGAGAAGGAAAAAG aAGAGGACAGCGTATTCGATGAGTCAGATGTTCACGACACGCCGACCGGTGCTGCTAACAAGGAGTCACAGACCTTCTTTGCCCGCCTCAAGAGGATTGGTGGCAGCAAATCTGTGAAGTACCAGCCAGTAGAGCTGAATGCCAAGAAAA GTGAAATTGAGCTGTCAGAGTACCGTGAATCCAGTGTCCTTCAGGACAGCATTCTGCACTGCGTGAGGGAGGAAAGCACCCGAAAGAAGCGGCTGCAGGCCATGCACAAGCAGAAGTCTCTGGATATTTCTAACACAGACTCCATCCTCTTCAATCTCGATGAACACAGACGGAAATCCTGCATTGATCGCTGTGACTTGCAGGCAGCCCCTGTGATCCTTCCCCCGTCCTCGGCCACATCCCACAGCAGACATCATGGCAAAGGGTCCTCAGATGGCTCTTCAGTTCGGGTGGAGGGCGGTGATCCTGTGGACCGACGAGGCTCTCGAGGTGGCCAGTCTGACATCTCCAAGCCTGTCATTCCAGAGGTCCGTCTAAGCTGCATGGAGACCTTTGAGGACAAGATGGACCAGAGCTCCCTTGCGGGATCAATTCAGGAGAAGGACGACCAAGATCTTATCGATCTCTCCTCTGATTGCACATCCATTCCAGAAAAACACTCCTTACTCTCCATGTCTGATAGCGACTCCTTAGTGTTTGAACCATTACCTCCTTTGAGGATTGTGGAGAGCGATGAGGAATATGACCCTAACACTATCATAAGCTCCAGACTTAATGGCAGTCCAAAGGTCGCTTCTCCTGCCAGCAGTAACACCCTAAGACTGTCTCCAGTGGTTCAGGTAAGTGTAGAGGACTGTGCCAGTGACAAGACCATCCCTGACCTTTTGGTAGGAGAAGAAAAGAAGCCAAACATAGTGACTCCCAGCACCTCGCTGGACCTTCCTGACCGGCAGGAAAATGTCTGCCATGAAAGCCCCATGACCCTGAAGCAGAAGAGAGACCTACTGAGGAAGACCCCGCGTGTCCCTGACACCTCATTAGATGACATGTCAATGACTCCCGAAGAGGTGAAAACTGGGACAGGGCCTGGGACAAGTCCTTCTGGAAGGACCATTTTCTTAAACATCCCAGAAGACAAAGCTGAGGCTCTTTCATTACCGGAGAAAAGCAAGAGCAACAGTAACgatgaagaagaagatggtgatgatgaagaggatgacGACATGGGCGATGACGCAGACAGTGACCCCAAACCTGAGAATACAGACGACAATGACGAGGCAGAGTTTAAAATTCAGATTGTTCCCCGACAGCGGAAGCAGAGGAAGATAGCTGTCAGCGCAATCCAGAGAGAATACTTGGACATCTCATTCAACACATTCGACAAGCTGGGTGGGGACCAGACTGCAGAAACTG ATCACAAAGTTTTGTCACTGGAAAAGCCACGTGAATCTGCCTCAGCCCCAACACTTGAAGCTGCTATGCCTGAAACAAGCCACCGCTCTTCAGTATCAA CTCAGTACCGTCAAGTGAAGCGCGGCTCACTGGGAACTCTGACTATGAGCCAGCTAATGAAGAGACAGCTAGAGCATCAATCCAGCGCACCACACAATATCAGCACCTGGGAAACAG GTCCTACAAAAACTAGTCTACTCTCTGCACCAAGCACAGTCAGCATGTTTGTTCCTGCACCTGAAGAGTTCATTGATGAGCAGCCTACCACAATGTCTGACAG ATGTCGGGACTGCGCGGCTGTGCTGGAGGAATATGACGAGGAGACACTCAGCCTTGCAGTGGTTGTTCTTTCCATGTTCATCCACCTCAGCCCCGATCTGGCAGCTCCCATGCTTCTCGACATCATGCAGTCTGTGGGCAG GTTGGCATCTAGTGCCAATTTTTCTGGACAAGCTGAGAGGTATGAGACTTCAAAGCAGTCACAGCC TATGTTGATCCCAGGGAATGTAGCAGGTGTAGCCAAGCAGTTCCTGCGCTGTATGTTTCACCAGCTGGCTCCTAATGGCATCTTGCCCCAGCTTTTCCAGAGTAACATCAAAG ATGGAAGTTTCCTGCGAACACTTGCATCTTCGCTGATAGATTTCAATGAGCTGAGTTCTGTTGCCGCACTCAATATGCTGCTAGAG GGCCTGAACAACAAGAAGAATTTACCAGCAGGGGGCACAATGCTGCACTGTCTGGACAACATTGCCACCTTCATGGAGGCTCTCCCCATGGATTCTCCTAGCAACCTGTGGCCAACCATCTGCAACCAGTTCCAGACTTTCCTTACAAAGCTGCCCTCTGTGCTTCCTCTGAAG TGCCCCATGGATTCCAGCTTGAGGATTATCATTTGTCTCCTGAAAATCCCAACTACAAATGCTACTCGG AGCCTCCTGGAGCCCTTCTCCAAGCTGCTGAGTTTTGTAATCCAGTATGGCATATTTAGTCTCTCCTACCTCGTAGAACTATGTGGACTGTGTTACAAAGCCTTCAATAAG GAGAGAGATAAGTTCTACATGTCTCGCATTGTGGTGTTAGAGCTTCTCCAGGCTCTCAAGTTCAAGTCTTCTCTGCCAGACACAAACTTGTTACTGCTGGTCCAG tttgtttgtgCAGATATCGGTACTCGGCTAGCAGAATCCACCATCATCCAAAAGCACATGATCTCAACACTGCCGGGG TGCACAACAGCAGCAATGGAATGCATGAGGCAATACATAAGTGAGCTCTTGGACTTCATTGCAGATATGCACACGCTAACCAAACTTAAA AGCCATATGAAGGCTTGTTGTCAGCCACTGCATGAGGACACTTTTGGTGGGAAcctgaaagtgggtttggcacAAGTTGCTGCCATGGAGATCAGTAAAGGAAATCACCGTGATAACAAAGCTGTGGTTCGATATCTTCCCTGGCTTTATCATCCACCATCCACCATGCAACAAgg gcCAAAAGAATTCATTGAGTGTGTGTCCCACATCCGTCAGCTGTCCTGGCTTCTTTTGGGCTCCCTGACACACTGTTCCCTACACCAGGGCTCCACCTCCTGCATGCCCATCCCTCTAGATGCTGGCTCCCACATCGCAGATCATCTTATTGTCATCCTCATTGGCTTCCCAGAACAGTCCAAG ACATCGGTGCTGCACATGTGCTCTCTGTTCCACGCCTTCATGTTCGCACAGCTGTGGACAATCTACTGCGAGCAGGCAGCTGCTGCTCCATCCCTGCAGAACCAGAACCAGACAGAGTTTTCTTCAATCGCCATCCTCACTGGCCTAGAGTTTTGGAGTCGGGTTACACCCAGCATCCTGCAGCTCATGGCACACAATAAAGTG